Proteins encoded by one window of Vanacampus margaritifer isolate UIUO_Vmar chromosome 17, RoL_Vmar_1.0, whole genome shotgun sequence:
- the LOC144037431 gene encoding forkhead box protein H1-like has translation MLKSSNKLRAQLPGGVGGARRKVLQRSTTYLARIAIVLQDAPDKMLTFTQLMEKMGRENRKLLRENRKSIENNVRVCLSTNKCFVKIPLVPDCDCRGRGGQRNFWKLDLSHITTKMVRRHFQDILDFFPELKGRLKFVKGNAATPPPPPVQISCEVKFSGPFSIESLLKRDSPASARTLTNRTSPLPSEPVQSEHHHHHLPNHLYRYTPRVEKHRPGLDAEDRLPVRYRSSVSCPAGGAAQQKMSKRLCTGSPLPTFAVNNFNQLCIPYPTCDPHYIRL, from the exons ATGCTGAAATCCAGCAACAAGCTCCGAGCGCAGCTCCCTGGCGGCGTTGGCGGCGCACGCCGCAAAGTCCTCCAGAGGAGCACCACCTATCTGGCCCGCATCGCCATCGTCCTCCAGGACGCCCCGGATAAAATGCTCACCTTCACGCAG TTGATGGAGAAGATGGGCCGAGAGAACAGGAAGCTGCTCAGAGAGAACAGGAAGTCCATCGAGAACAACGTCAGGGTGTGTTTGTCCACCAACAAGTGTTTTGTGAAG aTTCCTTTGGTGCCTGACTGCGACTGCCGGGGCCGGGGCGGTCAGCGTAACTTCTGGAAACTGGACCTGAGTCACATCACCACCAAAATGGTGCGTCGTCACTTTCAGGACATCCTGGACTTCTTCCCCGAGCTGAAGGGCCGTCTTAAGTTCGTCAAGGGGAACGCGgcgacgccgccgccgccgccggtcCAGATCAGCTGCGAGGTCAAGTTCAGCGGGCCCTTCTCCATCGAGTCCCTGCTGAAACGAGACAGTCCCGCCTCCGCTAGAACCTTGACCAACAGAACCTCACCACTGCCCAGCGAGCCTGTACAAAGcgaacatcatcatcatcatcttcctaATCATCTTTATCGTTACACGCCGCGGGTCGAGAAACATCGCCCCGGTTTGGATGCGGAGGATCGCCTCCCCGTGCGCTACCGCAGTTCCGTGTCATGTCCGGCAGGCGGCGCTGCTCAACAGAAAATGAGCAAGCGTCTGTGCACCGGAAGTCCTTTGCCCACCTTCGCTGTCAATAACTTCAACCAATTATGCATCCCGTACCCTACTTGTGATCCGCACTACATtcgtttgtga
- the LOC144037774 gene encoding uncharacterized protein LOC144037774 has product MQHGTQSGPSSELFESLKLYLNNSKRLQPIIGLCSITECVKAGSHGGGEAVYLCEVCACRLSKGDMRNHIMGSLHRYNYTKAWHPHLLSDIKESGTDMSAMAWPLMEIARTLEDKEGPGDIKLLAVEEATFEMLKGASNSEAIHLSKFLMYGPGEPKSHFYDKREEDKDDEYVDEDEEHRVVTVDHQKAQFADGDGSSWAKERPSSFGHALRDRYKGPKPLIGLFRVTECVCEEDGRSYCFLCHCCRVRINTRGFYSHFSSLGHLRSYLMETRCEQLEAAGPNVGNRAQVLAGKVERDEGRGDMEVVKVSHFFCGRLTTESYKWCVTRLRKRGYPTVHKWTKAKKGGANVRKHNEGGRSRVVFKVSLPLTEGSLLLERTSFSHDSPPLEPLETDFDCEPIDRREDAQERAVPDAHHGWQTEAPVTQEWVNSDYARWHDWSPTQVQKQGNPYRANPPPVAMNPAAHRAPQAEFQSIPVIQTPSWTPLFEPGPGDFPGYRGYGAPPPYFIPSGSHPAASALP; this is encoded by the exons ATGCAGCATGGAACACAAAGCG GCCCGTCCAGTGAGCTGTTTGAGTCCTTAAAGCTCTACCTTAACAACAGCAAAAGACTGCAACCCATAATTG GGCTGTGCAGCATCACGGAATGCGTGAAAGCGGGCTCGCACGGGGGTGGCGAGGCCGTGTACCTCTGCGAGGTGTGCGCATGCCGGCTGAGCAAAGGCGACATGCGCAACCACATCATGGGAAGCCTCCACCGATACAATTACACT AAAGCCTGGCACCCCCACCTGCTGTCCGACATCAAGGAGAGCGGCACCGACATGTCTGCGATGGCCTGGCCCCTCATGGAGATCGCTAGGACGCTGGAGGACAAGGAAGGACCTGGGGACATTAAG ttgtTGGCGGTTGAGGAAGCTACATTCGAGATGCTCAAGGGTGCCAGCAACAGCGAGG CGATACATTTGAGTAAGTTCCTCATGTACGGACCCGGCGAGCCCAAAAGCCACTTTTACGACAAGCGTGAGGAAGATAAAGATGACGAGTATGTGGACGAAGATGAGGAGCACAGGGTTGTCACCGTTGACCACCAGAAGGCACAGTTTGCAGATGGCGATGGTTCTTCTTGGGCCAAGGAACGCCCTTCGAGTTTTGGCCACGCCTTGCGCGATCGTTACAAGGGACCGAAACCTCTCATTG GTCTTTTTCGGGTAACCGAGTGCGTTTGCGAGGAGGACGGTCGCTCTTACTGCTTCCTGTGCCACTGCTGCCGGGTTCGGATCAACACGCGGGGCTTCTACAGCCACTTCAGCAGCTTGGGGCACCTGCGCAGCTACCTG ATGGAAACACGGTGCGAGCAGTTGGAGGCGGCGGGACCGAACGTCGGTAACCGCGCTCAAGTGTTGGCCGGGAAGGTGGAGCGCGACGAGGGACGAGGAGACATGGAG GTGGTCAAAGTATCTCACTTCTTCTGTGGACGACTCACTACTGAAAGTTACAAGTGGT GCGTCACCAGACTTCGGAAGCGGGGCTACCCGACGGTCCACAAGTGGACCAAAGCCAAAAAAG GAGGCGCCAACGTCAGGAAGCACAACGAAGGCGGCAGAAGTCGGGTGGTGTTCAAGGTAAGCCTTCCGCTCACTGAAGGTTCACTGCTGCTGGAGAGGACGTCCTTCAGCCACGACAGTCCACCCCTGGAACCCCTCGAGACAGACTTTGACTGTGAGCCCATCGACCGGCGTGAAGACGCGCAGGAGCGTGCCGTTCCCGACGCTCACCACGGGTGGCAAACGGAGGCGCCCGTCACCCAAGAATGGGTCAATTCCGATTATGCACGGTGGCACGATTGGTCGCCGACTCAGGTTCAAAAGCAAGGAAATCCCTACCGGGCTAATCCGCCGCCAGTCGCTATGAATCCAGCAGCGCATCGCGCGCCTCAAGCGGAATTCCAAAGTATTCCCGTGATCCAGACGCCATCTTGGACGCCACTATTTGAGCCGGGTCCAGGTGACTTCCCGGGGTACCGGGGCTACGGCGCCCCGCCGCCATATTTCATTCCATCTGGGTCTCATCCCGCTGCGTCCGCCCTGCCTTGA